The nucleotide sequence AGAAGGAGGACTGTTGTCGTCCTCCAGGACGAGATGAGGAGGGTCCTCGACGCGAGCAGGGTCCTGCTTGACGAGTACAGTGCGCTCGCCAAGGGAGACAAGATGCAGGTTGGCGCTGCAATGGAGAAGGTGAAGAAGGCGGAGGAAGACGTGTCGACTCTCAGGACGGCTCTGATCCGGGAGCTCTCTCAGGTGGGCACGCTGCTCGTCAACAGGGAGGACATGCTGCGGGCCGCGTTCGCAGTGGAGGACATCTTCGGGCACGTCAATGGGATAGCGTTCAAGATGTCGCAACTCCCACGGGCGACGGCCAGCAACAAGAAGTACAGGGAGGCGATAACCTCCTTGCTCGGCCTGCTGATCGACGGTATCTCCAAGCTCAACGAGAGCGTTCGGGCGCTCTCAATCAACTCTGACCAGTCGATACAGATGACCTCGCAGGTTCAGCAGATCGAGGGTGCGATAGACACGAAGTACAGGGAGTCGGTGGCCATGGTGCTGAAGATGTCGAAGGGAGTCAAGGAGCTCCTGATGCTGAAGGAGCTCATAGAATCGATAGAGAACTGCGCGGACGCAATGCTCAGCGCTGCCGACGCGAGTACGATACTCGCGCTGGGACTCTAGCCGGCCGCAGAGACAAGGCTTTAACGCGACCCTAGTGGACTCGGACTCGAATGGCAAGGTCTGTGGGAAGGCTCTTCGAGAACAGGGTCGTCGTCTGGGACATGGAGGCGTCGAGGAGGCTCTTCAAGGACGGCTACTACGGCAAGCCGCTTGGCATCCCGAAGCCGAAGGACTTCGAGTTCGACGCGCCGCTGATACTCGACCTGATGGAGGCTTACTACCTCATGAAGAAGAAGGCGCTGGCAGTGAAGAGCGAGGAGGGGAAGGAGTTGACTGCCAAGGAGCTAAAGAAGGTCTGCGAAGACTCGTACACCGACTTCGCGGAGAAGTACATGGTCTACGTGAAGTTGAGAGAGGCCGGGTACGTGGTCGCGCCAGGGATAAAGTTCGGGTCAGACTTCGCAGTCTATGAGCACGGTCCCGGCATCGACCACGCGCCGTATATCGTGCAGGTGATGGCGCCCCACACGACAATCACAGCCACTGCCATGGTAAGGTCCGGCAGGCTCGCGACGACCGTGAGGAAGCAGTTCATCGTTGCCATCGCTGACAGGGAAAAAGGGAAGGTTGACTACCTCAGGTACGACTGGTGGCGTGCCTAACCTAGGTCAGAGTTCGAAACGGAACGGGTCGTAGTGTGCCTCGATAAGCCCGAGCTGCCTCTGCCTCTCTAGAATTCTCGTGATTGCCTTCCCGTGGATTCTATCGTGCCAGACGAACCTGCGAAGTACCTTCTTGAGTGTCCACGACTCCCCGTCCACGACGTGGACTTCGCCGCTGCCTTCCCGCTCGAACATTGCGTTGAGCTTCTCAAGGTACTCCTCGCGCGTCGTGGCGAAGTCATTCCCAAGTCGCTCGGGGCGCGCTCCCACTCTTGACATATAGTAGCTCTGCGTTCCCAGTACGTGAGCGAAGATCTCCCTCACTGTACACGGGTTCCCCCCGTAGAAGGTCCGTCTGACCCTTGACTGGTCTACCCAATCCTTGAACTTCGCCCTTTCGCACAGCGCTAGGAAGGTCGCGCCAGAGCGACGTATGAGTTCGACCAGAGTCGTGAACTCATCCTCGCTCAATCCCCCTGCATCTGCGTCTAGCAGAATCTCGTTGTCTGCATCCTCGACCGTCAAGGATGAACGGTGGAGTTGCACGCGCCTGCCTTCGTATCTCCCTGGCCTGGGCTCCGACCCCAGCCATCTCAGATAAGCGCGTACTTCAGAATCGACTTTCGCAAGCGCATCCAGTTCCGTCATTCCTCTTACGTACGCTCCTGGGAGCTGGACCAGGTACCCATGCCACCCCTTGCCGTTGGTTTCGAAGGCGACAGGGACCGTGGAACCCGGCTCGAAGGAGAGTCTTCCGGCGTCATGACCCTCCCCACGCCGCCTAGCCATTCGGGCAATCCCAAGCACTCCAATCGCATATAAGTGGCCTGCAATACGCGCGGGTCCGTTGGAAACGATAGCCGAAGACTCGTTCATCCTCGTCTACAGGGACAGGAGGCGCAGGTGGCTCATTCGGCCGAGGGACACGCCGAAGCTGCACACGCATCTCGGGATACTCGACGTGTCCGGGCTGGTCGGGAAGGAGTTCGGAGTCCGAACAACCACAACCCTCGGCGACGAGCTGCTAATCCTCAAGCCGACTATTGAGGACCTCATCATGAAGCTCTCACGTAAGACGCAGGTGATCTACCCCAAGGACCTAGGCCTGATGGTCGTCAAGCTCGGGGTGCACGCAGGTTCGAGGGTGGTCGAGACCGGGACAGGGAGCGGCGCGACGACCGCCCTACTGGCATACCTTGTCCAGCCAGGAGGCGCAGTCTACACGTACGACATCAATCCTGAGTTCCAAGAGAACGCCAAGAAGAACCTACAGAGGCTCGGGTTGGATGGGTTCGTCAACTTCAAGGTCGGGGACTCGCGCCAAGGCTTCGAGGAGACCGGGATGGACGCCGGCGTCCTCGACGTCGGCGACCCGTGGGAAGTCGTGACGAGCATGAAGAAGAGCCTGAAGCCGTCCGCACCGATGGCAGCCGTGACCCCCACAACCAACCAGGCAGAGAAGCTAGTGGAGAAGATGAAGGAAGAAGGCTTCGCAGCGATAGAGACTGTTGAGATACTGATGAGGCATCTGGAAGCGAGGGTTGGGATGACCAGGCCCTCCAACATCATGGTCGGCCACACGGCCTACCTCGTCTTCGGAAGGACAACGCGCTGAGCGCCAGTTCATAACAGTTTTAAGTCCACCACTGTCGCGGACGCCGTTTGATGAACGAAAGGTCCAGGTACGAGGACGTCTCTACACTCTTCTTCCTCGTTCCCTTCATAGCCAGCGGGGTCTACGGTCTCTACCTCTGGGTGGGCTCAGGGATCTCTCTCGTGCTCCCGAGCAATGTCTACCTGACGGTCACGAGGGACCCAACAGTCTTCGTTGTCGGGACGCTCGCGGTCTTCCTCGGTCTCATCCTCGAAGTGGCGGGGGTCGAGCCTTCGTCGAGGATGGCTAGGCTGCAGTCTGAGAGTGGGTTCCTTCAGAAGCTGGCTGCTGCGAGCTTTGTCCTGTCGCTCATCATGGCGCTGTACGCCAACGGCTTCACTGGCGTAACGGGCGCAGTCTCGGATTTCCTGGTGGGCAGGTTCTCGCTCGCCTTCCCAGTGATGCTCGTCATACTCAGCTACCTCGCGACCGCTCCATTCAAGCGGGGCGCGCTGACCAGAAGCAGGATTCTCGGGATCGTCTCAATGCTGCTCATTCCTCCAGTTCTGTACGAGGTAGGGAAGAGGAACACGCCAGCAGGCCTGGGGATCTCGCTAGTCCTCCTAATCGCTGGGCTCTACCTGTTCCTCAAAGCGGAGAGAAAGACGAAACAAGAGGCTCCCGCTTAATACCAGTCGCGTCCTGACCGTGGGCTGTTGGCGGGCTTCATCAGGTCCGACAAGGTTCAGGTCGGCGTCCTCCTCCTCACCTTCATGCCCTTCGTTGCCGTCGTGTTCTTCGGCTTTGAAAGCGGGAACGATGCCGTGGTCGCAACGGCGACCGGTTTGGCGATAGCCTCAGCGGGGTTCGCTCTCGCATGGGGAACCGAGTCGCTGCAGTTCGTCGTTTCCCAGGTCCTCGCGCTCGCCGTGCTCGCGATCGTCCAGGTGATGCCCGAGTACTCTGTCGAGGTGGTGCTTGCCTACAGGGGAGCGACCGACGCGACGATTCTGCACTACGCGACGGCTGCGATGACCGGGGCCAACAGGCTGCTCCTCGGACTAGGCTGGCCGGTCGTGTTCGTCCTGAGTTACTTTGCCTCAAAGAGGGCGGGCGTCAATCGAGATGCGCTGGAACTCGAAGGCCAGCAGAGCATGGCGATACTGTTCCTCGGGCTGGCGACCCTCTACTCATTCGTGATCGTCGCCAGAAGGAGTCTTGGGGTCGAGGATGCAGCGGTGCTTCTCGCAGTCTTCGCCGCCTACCTCTACATCGCGAAGAAGCTGCCGCCGCACGGGGAGGAGAGGCTAGGCGAGCTGGAAGGTCCTGCGCTCGCAGTTGCCTCCCTCTCGGGCGCCAGGAAGTTGCTTGCCACGGCCTTCTTCGTTGGAGTCGGCGGGGCTGTGATAGTGTTCGGGGCAGAGCCCTTCGTCGGGAGCTTCCTCGCTGTCGCCTCCTCGCTGAACGTGAACCAATACCTCCTCATCCAATGGCTTACCCCAGTCCTGACGGAGCTTCCAGAAGCAATCACGGTCTTCTACTGGGCGGCGAAGACTGGGAAGGGCGCAATGGCGCTGGCCAACCTGGTCTCTTCGAAGCTCAACCAGTGGACCGTGCTCCTCGCCACGATACCTGTCGTGTATGCCATTGCGCTCGGCGGATTCCATGGTATAGCTCTGACCCAGCTTCAGGTCGACGAGCTGCTCCTCACAGCTTCTCAGTCGCTCTTCGGCTTCGTCTGCCTAGTAGACCTGAAGCTCTCATGGAGGGAAGCGGCGCTGCTCTTCGCCCTCTTCGCGGTCCAGTTCGCGTTCCCACCTGTACGGTTCGAGGTCTCCGTCCTGTACATCGTCCTGTCGGCCGTGGAACTCTTCCTGAACAGGAGCAGGATGGTTGTCTTGGCCACGGTTTCATCGCTCGTCAAAGAGCACATTCATTAAGTCAGGAGGGCCAGCGTCGGGCTGCATGTCCGAACCCAACCCAGAGAGCGTGACCGCCAAGAAGGCTGACAACTTCGACGAATGGTACACCCAAGTGATGCTGAAGTCAGAGATGGCCGACTACAGCCCAGTCTCCGGCTGCATGGTCTTCCGACCGTCGGGGTACGCGGTCTGGGAGAACATTCAGAAGGCCACGGACGCAGAGTTCAAGAAGGCGGGAATCCAGAACTGCTACTTCCCGATCTTCATACCGGAGAGGCTGCTGAAGAAGGAGGCAGAGCACGTGGAGGGGTTCTCCCCGGAGGTCGCCTGGGTGACGGAGGCGGGCAAGTCAAAGCTGGACGAGAGGCTCGCAATAAGGCCGACTTCTGAGACGGTGATGTACGAGGTGATTTCCCGCTGGATAAGGTCCTGGCGCGACCTGCCACTGAGACTCAACCAGTGGAACAATGTCGTCCGTTGGGAGTTCAAGCATCCGACGCCGTTTCTCAGGACGAGGGAATTCCTCTGGAACGAGGGGCACACTGCCTTCGCGACGAAGGAGGAGGCGGACGCGGAGCGCGACCAGATACTGGGCATCTACAAGATGATAACAGAGGAGTTACTGGCCCTTCCCGGGTACGTCGGGAGGAAGACGGACAGCGAGAAGTTCGCGGGGGCTGAGGCGTCCTACAGCATCGAGCACCTGCTCCCTGACGGCAAAGCGATTCAGGGACCGGACTTCCACTCGGATGGGCAGAGGTTCGCGAAAGCATTCGAGATAGTATTCATCGACAAAGACGGGCAGAAACAGTACGCATACCAGAACACTTGGGCAATCACAACAAGGGAGATAGGCGTGATGCTCGCGGCGCACAGCGACGACAAGGGGGCTGTGATACCTCCGAGGTTGGCCGAAATCCAGGTAGTGATAGTGCCGATTGTGAACGACCAGAACAAGGAAAAAGTCCTCGTGGAGGCGAAGAAACTCGCAGAGCGCCTCTCTCAAAGGTTCAGGACAAGGTTAGACGACAGGGACCATCTGACACCTGGGAGGAAGTTCAATGAGTGGGAGCTGAAGGGGGTGCCGCTCAGGGTCGAGGTCGGACCGCGCGACATCGCCTCAGGCCAGGCAGTGCTCGTAAGGAGGGACACCGGTGCGAAGAGGCCCGCGAAGCTCTCCGCTCTCGAGGAGGAGGTAGCAAGGGACTTCGCGGAGATGCAGCGCAGCCTCCTCGAAAAGGCGAGGAACTTCCTCGCGAACAATACCCACATGACGAGCTCGTACGCTGAGCTGAAGCGGATAATCGAGACCAAAGGAGGAATAGTCAGGTCGCCTTGGTGCGGCTCCGCGGAGTGCGAGGCAAAGGTCAAGGAGGAGACTGGAGCGATAATCATCAACATGCCGGTAGACCAGCACCAGGTCAGAGCACAATGCGTAGTCTGCGGCAAGAACGCGCAGATTGTCGCCAATTTCGCAAAGTCGTACTAGGCGGAGCGCGCCGGGCCCCATTGAACCAGCGAAGGATTAGGACGGCGGGCGGGGGCCTCCTCACAGTCGTCGGGGCAGTCAACTGGGACATCAGCGTCTTCGAGGAGAGGTTCGCAAGGCCAGGCGAGGAGGTCCCTGTCAGGCAGGTGGAGGAGTTCTCCGGCGGAAAGGGGGCAAACGTGGCCGTGGCCTGCGCCAGAATCCTTGGCAGGGGCAGGGTGGCGTTCATAGGCGCCTTGGGTGACGACGACATCTCCGGGAGGCAGGTTTCGGCCCTGAAGGAAGAAGGGGTGATTACCGACGGACTGGTCTGGGTCAGGGGCTCACGTTCAGGGAGGGCATACATTCTGGTGGACGGCAATGGCAGGAAAACGATTCACACTCACTTCGGCGCGAACGAGAGAATCACCCCCCAGCACCTCGCAGGCGGGGGTGTAGCGGACGTGCTCTCAAGGACGACAATGTTGATTGTGATGGACCCGCCTGTCCCGACCGCTCTCGCTGCGGCAAGGGCAGCCAGGGGGAGGGGTGCCAAGATCCTCTACAGCCCAGGGGTCAGGACGAGGGAGGGGATACGCGCCCTCGAGAAGGTCGTGCAGCTTTCAGACTACACGGTCGTCGACACCCACGAGCTGAGGAACCTGTACCAGAGGAGGGACGAGGAAGTAGCACTCGAGAGGTTCAGAGAGTCGCATCCGAAGCTGACAATCGTGGCGACCCTTGGCGAGAGAGGCTGCATGGTGGCGAGGGACGAGATCACCAGCAACGTATCCGGAGTCGACCTGTCCCTGCTCGGGAAGAGAGCAGTCAACAGCACAGGTTCCGGCGACGCGTTCCTCGGAGTCTTCGCGAGCTACGTCCTGATGGGTACGAACGCCCTCGACGCGGTGAACTGGGCGAACCTGGCCGGGGCGCTGAAGGCGACGAAGTACGAAACTCGGGGCAGCCCGACGCGGGGCGAACTTGAGTCCTCGATGGCGAAACTTGAGCGGATCAGACGGTCGCGACTGGGCTTGCCTGAGAGTAGAGCCTCCTGGCCTGGTCGTCGACGCTAATCGGCAGGTCCACCTTCGCGAGAGCGATCATGTGCAGTGAGAGCGACGACGCCGCGATTCCGAAGCATGCGCTCCAAAGGAACTCGCGCGTCTTGAGGTACCAAGATACGATTGTGCCGCCGAGTATGTCGCCCGCCCCCGTGCTGTCGACGACTTTGACACTGGGTACGGGGACTGAGAAGATCCTGTTGCCATCCAGCACGTAGGCGGGCTCTGCCCCTCTAGTCACAACACCCTTCCTCAGCCCGAGCTCGGCCAGCTTCCTCAGCGCGTCCGTTGGAGCCTCCTTTCCAGTGACCGCCTCGGCCTCTCCCTGGTCCATCTTGATAGCGTCAACCCTTGACAGGATGTCGGCGTTCTTGAGCTTCGACATTGACACCTCGCCCTTCCCGTCGAACGCCCTCACGAATCCCTGAGGGTCGAGGAAGGTGAAGTCGGAGTGCTTCGCGATGTCCGAAAGGAGAGCGGCCGAGACCTCGTTCGCAACTGGGCTGACGAGAGATGCGTTGAACTGGGTGTCAGGGAGTTGGCTCGCCGAGATGTCCTCACACCTGTTCACCAGCGTGAGGGTCCGGCCTTCCCCCTTGGACTCGATCTTGAAGCTCGTTGTCTTCTGCGTGGCACTCCGGTCTATCGGTCTAAGCGAGATGCCATTCCTCGCAAGCCATGTGAACTGGTCGGGGGGGAAATCGTTTCCGATCTTGGTAAGAGCGAATGTGTCCAAGCCGAACCTGGAGCAAATCAGGCCCGCATACGACGGCGGCCCGCCGACGGATGTGATCGTGCGGACAGGCAAGTGGATTGTGTCGATGGTGACGAAACCCGCGACCAACGCGTTCAAGCGGGGTCAGGCTCTTGCATGGCTCCAGATTAACACTTCGCACATCTGTCATCGAAACCCTCGTCCACATCCCGTCGAGATTGAAGGAACCTCGGTGGCAATGGATTATATAGACATGGTTGATAGACCAAGCTTACGGATATGCGGATAGAAAATAGAAGAGGAATTAGTTCGACTATCAGTGCAGCAATTATCATCATCATCGTCGTCGTCGCAGGAGTGGGATACTATTACTACTACACAACGACCAGCGTACCGCCAGCCAAGACAAAGCTCACCATCGGCGTAGTCTATGACACTGGCGGAAAGGGTGACAAGTCGTTCAACGATATGGCCTACGCAGGCATATTGAACGCAAACAAGACCCTCGGCGTCAACTATATTGAGTTGGGCTCGACGAGCGCGAACGATTACGTACCCAACATAGAGACGCTCGTGGCCAAGCATGTCAACCTCGTCGTCGCCGTCGGATTCCTGATGGACCAGGCCATCGCCTCGGAGGCAGCGAAGTACCCGAATGTGTACTTCACGCAGGTCGATGGTGACATCTACAACATGACCAACGTGGTGGCAGTCAAGTTCCAGGAGAACGTGGGAAGCGCTCTAGTTGGCGCCCTGGCGGTAGCCATGACCAAGACTGACAAGATCGGGTTCATCGGAGGCATGGACATAGGCCTGATCCACAAGTTCTGGCACGGCTATCAATTCGGTGCCCAATGGGCTTCCACCTACCTGAACAAGCCAGTGGCGGTCCTCCCGGCCGCGTATACGGGCACAACGCCGGCTGCTTGGAACGCACCTGACATAGCGAAGTCCGAGGCTACAGCCATGTTCGCGCAGGGTGCTGACATCATCTACGCGGCTGCTGGCGCAAGCGGGACAGGGCTCTTCGACCAGACAGGAGCACTGAACCAGGCGACCAGCTGGAACTGGAACGTCAACACGCCTCCGCAATACATGGCGATAGGCGTTGACGCAGACCAGGACTACTACGGCACATACCAGTACTTCGTACAGCACAACACGAACGCCAGTCAATTCAAGGCGCCATCCTTCGTCCTTACATCAGAGATGAAGAGAGTGGACGTAGCCGTCTTCACAGTTGCCAAGAGCGTTGTGAACGACAACTTCAGTAACTTCTGGAACAACCCAACGCAGTGGGGAGCATCCTACTTCAATGGACAGACCCAGGCGTGCGGTAACACCGGGGATCAGCCGTGCCACGTGAGAGGAGTCTTCGTGATGGGACTGGCTCAACACGCGGTCG is from Nitrososphaerales archaeon and encodes:
- a CDS encoding DUF47 family protein codes for the protein MSGPEGETQARRRTVVVLQDEMRRVLDASRVLLDEYSALAKGDKMQVGAAMEKVKKAEEDVSTLRTALIRELSQVGTLLVNREDMLRAAFAVEDIFGHVNGIAFKMSQLPRATASNKKYREAITSLLGLLIDGISKLNESVRALSINSDQSIQMTSQVQQIEGAIDTKYRESVAMVLKMSKGVKELLMLKELIESIENCADAMLSAADASTILALGL
- the endA gene encoding tRNA-intron lyase; the protein is MARSVGRLFENRVVVWDMEASRRLFKDGYYGKPLGIPKPKDFEFDAPLILDLMEAYYLMKKKALAVKSEEGKELTAKELKKVCEDSYTDFAEKYMVYVKLREAGYVVAPGIKFGSDFAVYEHGPGIDHAPYIVQVMAPHTTITATAMVRSGRLATTVRKQFIVAIADREKGKVDYLRYDWWRA
- a CDS encoding tRNA (adenine-N1)-methyltransferase — encoded protein: METIAEDSFILVYRDRRRRWLIRPRDTPKLHTHLGILDVSGLVGKEFGVRTTTTLGDELLILKPTIEDLIMKLSRKTQVIYPKDLGLMVVKLGVHAGSRVVETGTGSGATTALLAYLVQPGGAVYTYDINPEFQENAKKNLQRLGLDGFVNFKVGDSRQGFEETGMDAGVLDVGDPWEVVTSMKKSLKPSAPMAAVTPTTNQAEKLVEKMKEEGFAAIETVEILMRHLEARVGMTRPSNIMVGHTAYLVFGRTTR
- the proS gene encoding proline--tRNA ligase, which translates into the protein MSEPNPESVTAKKADNFDEWYTQVMLKSEMADYSPVSGCMVFRPSGYAVWENIQKATDAEFKKAGIQNCYFPIFIPERLLKKEAEHVEGFSPEVAWVTEAGKSKLDERLAIRPTSETVMYEVISRWIRSWRDLPLRLNQWNNVVRWEFKHPTPFLRTREFLWNEGHTAFATKEEADAERDQILGIYKMITEELLALPGYVGRKTDSEKFAGAEASYSIEHLLPDGKAIQGPDFHSDGQRFAKAFEIVFIDKDGQKQYAYQNTWAITTREIGVMLAAHSDDKGAVIPPRLAEIQVVIVPIVNDQNKEKVLVEAKKLAERLSQRFRTRLDDRDHLTPGRKFNEWELKGVPLRVEVGPRDIASGQAVLVRRDTGAKRPAKLSALEEEVARDFAEMQRSLLEKARNFLANNTHMTSSYAELKRIIETKGGIVRSPWCGSAECEAKVKEETGAIIINMPVDQHQVRAQCVVCGKNAQIVANFAKSY
- a CDS encoding PfkB family carbohydrate kinase; translation: MNQRRIRTAGGGLLTVVGAVNWDISVFEERFARPGEEVPVRQVEEFSGGKGANVAVACARILGRGRVAFIGALGDDDISGRQVSALKEEGVITDGLVWVRGSRSGRAYILVDGNGRKTIHTHFGANERITPQHLAGGGVADVLSRTTMLIVMDPPVPTALAAARAARGRGAKILYSPGVRTREGIRALEKVVQLSDYTVVDTHELRNLYQRRDEEVALERFRESHPKLTIVATLGERGCMVARDEITSNVSGVDLSLLGKRAVNSTGSGDAFLGVFASYVLMGTNALDAVNWANLAGALKATKYETRGSPTRGELESSMAKLERIRRSRLGLPESRASWPGRRR
- a CDS encoding PfkB family carbohydrate kinase, coding for MNALVAGFVTIDTIHLPVRTITSVGGPPSYAGLICSRFGLDTFALTKIGNDFPPDQFTWLARNGISLRPIDRSATQKTTSFKIESKGEGRTLTLVNRCEDISASQLPDTQFNASLVSPVANEVSAALLSDIAKHSDFTFLDPQGFVRAFDGKGEVSMSKLKNADILSRVDAIKMDQGEAEAVTGKEAPTDALRKLAELGLRKGVVTRGAEPAYVLDGNRIFSVPVPSVKVVDSTGAGDILGGTIVSWYLKTREFLWSACFGIAASSLSLHMIALAKVDLPISVDDQARRLYSQASPVATV
- a CDS encoding BMP family ABC transporter substrate-binding protein: MRIENRRGISSTISAAIIIIIVVVAGVGYYYYYTTTSVPPAKTKLTIGVVYDTGGKGDKSFNDMAYAGILNANKTLGVNYIELGSTSANDYVPNIETLVAKHVNLVVAVGFLMDQAIASEAAKYPNVYFTQVDGDIYNMTNVVAVKFQENVGSALVGALAVAMTKTDKIGFIGGMDIGLIHKFWHGYQFGAQWASTYLNKPVAVLPAAYTGTTPAAWNAPDIAKSEATAMFAQGADIIYAAAGASGTGLFDQTGALNQATSWNWNVNTPPQYMAIGVDADQDYYGTYQYFVQHNTNASQFKAPSFVLTSEMKRVDVAVFTVAKSVVNDNFSNFWNNPTQWGASYFNGQTQACGNTGDQPCHVRGVFVMGLAQHAVGPSQMTYTSQYMTPDAKRVLTQLTNGILNGTITVPENYAP